One window of the Anaeromyxobacter dehalogenans 2CP-C genome contains the following:
- a CDS encoding alpha/beta hydrolase: MPQVDLTGPAGRLEALLEEVPGARFAALVCHPHPRFGGTMHNHATYRLARAVRALGGHTLRFNYRGVGLSAGAYDRGLGEVEDTRAALGWLGARHPDLPLLCCGFSFGSWMTILAGGTDPRVRGLLLAGLALRSADLDLVRDAADARAVERPAAVVQAERDAFGLPDEVRAVLEGSRGPRRLTVVPGTTHLFTEDLPALQREAEAALGWLLEEARIP, translated from the coding sequence GGTGCCCGGCGCGCGGTTCGCCGCGCTGGTCTGCCACCCGCACCCGCGCTTCGGCGGCACGATGCACAACCACGCCACCTACCGGCTGGCGCGGGCGGTGCGCGCCCTCGGCGGCCACACGCTCCGCTTCAACTACCGCGGCGTGGGCCTGAGCGCGGGCGCCTACGACCGCGGCCTCGGCGAGGTGGAGGACACGCGCGCCGCGCTCGGCTGGCTCGGCGCGCGCCACCCGGACCTGCCGCTGCTCTGCTGCGGCTTCTCCTTCGGCTCGTGGATGACGATCCTGGCGGGCGGCACGGACCCGCGCGTGCGCGGGCTCCTGCTCGCCGGGCTCGCGCTCCGCTCGGCCGACCTCGACCTCGTGCGCGACGCCGCCGACGCGCGCGCGGTGGAGCGGCCGGCCGCGGTGGTGCAGGCGGAGCGGGACGCGTTCGGCCTGCCGGACGAGGTCCGCGCGGTGCTGGAGGGGTCGCGCGGCCCGCGGCGGCTCACCGTGGTGCCCGGCACGACGCACCTCTTCACCGAGGACCTCCCCGCGCTCCAGCGCGAGGCGGAGGCGGCGCTCGGCTGGCTCCTCGAGGAGGCGCGGATCCCGTGA